A genomic segment from Aegilops tauschii subsp. strangulata cultivar AL8/78 chromosome 1, Aet v6.0, whole genome shotgun sequence encodes:
- the LOC109744368 gene encoding uncharacterized protein isoform X2: MHGVAHFTTPFAYHCLDSFHSAINGLLPPDIRVREISAACPEFHARTSTKSKIYHYKIYNEAVMDPFHTNYAYHSAHKLNPHAMQEAANHFVGVHDFSSFANAVHNDRVRSPIKKISRFDVTKMDAIIQLEVEGTGFLYRQVRNMVALLIQVGREGLPPEIVPRIIAAKDRKELAKVALSAPPHGLYLMSVNYDKEILKPPVGSPPVSFGRTHQISRCKLLFY; this comes from the exons ATGCACGGG GTGGCACATTTCACCACGCCGTTTGCCTACCATTGTCTCGACAGCTTTCATTCTGCAATCAATGGGCTTCTACCTCCTGATATCCGAGTTAGAGAAATTAGCGCAGCTTGTCCAGAATTCCATGCTCGCACATCCACAAAGAGCAAAATATATCATTACAAGATCTATAACGAAGCAGTTATGGACCCCTTCCATACTAATTATGCTTACCACAGTGCACATAAACTTAATCCACATGCTATGCAGGAGGCTGCAAATCATTTTGTTGGAGTACATGACTTCTCATCTTTCGCCAATGCAGTACATAATGATCGTGTGCGCAGTCCAATAAAGAAGATATCACGCTTTGATGTTACTAAAATG GATGCTATCATACAACTCGAGGTTGAAGGCACTGGCTTTTTGTACAGacaagtgaggaacatg GTAGCTTTGCTAATTCAAGTTGGAAGGGAGGGACTGCCTCCTGAAATCGTCCCGAGAATCATTGCGGCAAAGGACCGCAAAGAGCTTGCGAAGGTGGCCTTGTCAGCACCACCACATGGATTGTATCTCATGTCAGTTAACTATGACAAAGAAATCTTGAAGCCTCCTGTGGGTTCCCCTCCGGTGAGCTTTGGAAGGACTCATCAGATCAGTAGATGCAAACTTCTGTTTTACTAG